Genomic window (Rathayibacter sp. VKM Ac-2760):
AAGCGGGTGGTGACGGTCGACGCGCTGCCGACCTCGCTGATCGGCAAGGTGCTGCGCCGCGAGGTGCGCGAGACGCTGCTGGGCTGAGCCGGCCGGCACTCCCGGCGGCTCGGAAGGACTCGAAGAAGGAGAACGACATGACGCGATTCGTGCAGTACACCGAGAACGGCGGCCCCGAGGTGCTCGAGGTCGTCGAGGCGCCCGAGCCCGCGGCCCCCGAGGGCGGCGTCGTCGTCGCGATCCGCGCGGCCGGCGTGAACCCGATCGAGTGGAAGATGCGCTCCGGCCTCCGCCCCGGGCCGCCCTTCCCGCGCCGCCTCGGCTCGGACGGCGCCGGTGTCGTCACCGCCGTCGGCGCGGGCGTCTCCGACTGGAGCGTCGGCGACGAGGTGATCGTGAGCAGCGCGGTCGGGACCTACGGCGAGTCCGTCGTCGTCGCGCCGGAGAACCTCGACCGCAAGCCCGCGGGCCTCGGCTTCGAGGAGGCTGCGGCGCTCGGCGTCCCGATCAGCACGGCCTACCAGGCGGTCGTCTCGCTCGGCGTCGCCGAGGGCTCGGTCTTCCTCGTGCACGCGGGTGCCGGTGCCGTCGGCCAGGCCGCGGTGCAGTTCGCGGCGGAGCGGGGCGC
Coding sequences:
- a CDS encoding NADP-dependent oxidoreductase → MTRFVQYTENGGPEVLEVVEAPEPAAPEGGVVVAIRAAGVNPIEWKMRSGLRPGPPFPRRLGSDGAGVVTAVGAGVSDWSVGDEVIVSSAVGTYGESVVVAPENLDRKPAGLGFEEAAALGVPISTAYQAVVSLGVAEGSVFLVHAGAGAVGQAAVQFAAERGARVIATASPANHERLRELGAEPVAYGPGLEERLRTAAPDGVDRVLDAAGTDEAIAVSLALVSDPQHIGTVVIGGRAAELGIRAWMGGSPVPLTDEEKALRREGIPRAAQLAADGRFSLELGPRFGLDDVAEAHRLSEDGHVRGKILLVP